The following coding sequences lie in one Pontibacter sp. G13 genomic window:
- a CDS encoding cyclic nucleotide-binding domain-containing protein — MKEYLSQIHPVADDLLEAYLSHWKSYSVPKRTLLTREGETERYMYFVKERIQKSYYLQGAKQHVIAFTYPPSFSGIPESFLMQTPARYYLETITDSEFLRISYEQHQAMIAKYRPIETLFRKGTEQLLADTLTRYHELMAFDMETRFINFFRRSPHLLQMVSQRDLASYLNMDSTNFSKLLGQHRI, encoded by the coding sequence ATGAAGGAATATTTATCACAAATTCACCCGGTAGCGGATGACCTGTTAGAAGCATACCTCTCGCATTGGAAATCATACTCGGTTCCCAAGCGGACCCTATTGACTCGTGAGGGGGAAACTGAGCGCTACATGTATTTTGTGAAGGAGAGAATCCAAAAGTCGTACTATCTACAAGGGGCTAAGCAGCATGTCATCGCTTTCACGTATCCGCCTTCATTCTCAGGGATTCCCGAGTCTTTCTTGATGCAAACGCCTGCCAGATACTACCTGGAGACTATCACTGATTCTGAATTTTTGCGCATCTCTTACGAGCAACATCAGGCCATGATCGCCAAGTATCGGCCAATTGAGACGCTCTTCCGCAAGGGGACTGAACAACTGCTGGCGGACACGCTGACCCGATACCATGAGCTGATGGCATTCGACATGGAAACTCGTTTCATCAACTTCTTTCGCAGGAGTCCCCATCTGCTGCAAATGGTTTCTCAGAGGGATCTGGCTTCTTACCTGAACATGGATTCTACGAATTTTAGCAAGCTCCTAGGCCAACACAGGATTTAG